Proteins encoded by one window of Lycium barbarum isolate Lr01 chromosome 11, ASM1917538v2, whole genome shotgun sequence:
- the LOC132619549 gene encoding uncharacterized protein LOC132619549, with product MVIPTYNVQNCIGAIDGTHRCAKVSQDEAPKYRGRKDYPTQNILAACAFDLKFTYVLAGWEGTASDSRIMKEGLTRREPLKILEGKYYLVDGGIMLRSGLITPYRGERYHLKEYSRNPPRNPRELFNLRHASLRNAIERAFGVLKKRFPIIASSTEPSYGVDTQKLIIFACCILHNYLRGVNPNDELLAQVDAELMNSNIVPEEPSNSRESNDETQRGENSGANLP from the exons ATGGTAATTCCTACTTATAATGTCCAAAATTGTATTGGTGCAATTGATGGAACACATAGATGTGCTAAAGTTTCACAAGATGAAGCACCCAAATATCGTGGGAGGAAAGATTATCCAACACAAAACATATTGGCTGCATGTGCGTTTGATTTAAAATTCACATACGTGCTAGCTGGGTGGGAAGGGACAGCATCAGattcaagaatcatgaaagaagGACTAACTAGACGAGAACCATTAAAAATTCTAGAAG GAAAATACTACCTTGTTGATGGCGGAATCATGTTGAGAAGTGGGCTTATCACACCTTATAGGGGAGAGCGGTATCACCTCAAAGAGTATTCAAGAAATCCACCTAGAAATCCTCGTGAATTGTTTAATCTCCGACATGCATCTTTGCGTAATGCTATTGAACGAGCATTTGGAGTTCTTAAAAAGAGATTTCCTATAATTGCTAGTTCAACTGAGCCATCATATGGTGTTGATACCCAAAAACTTattatttttgcatgttgtattTTGCACAACTATTTAAGAGGCGTAAATCCAAACGATGAGTTACTTGCACAAGTGGATGCTGAGCTTATGAATAGTAACATTGTGCCTGAAGAACCATCGAATTCTAGGGAAAGCAATGACGAAACACAAAGAGGAGAGAATTCAGGAGCGAATCTACCTTAG